A window from Verrucomicrobiota bacterium encodes these proteins:
- a CDS encoding PQQ-like beta-propeller repeat protein: protein MSRLLTTAFLALFVSGLTAGEPNWPQFRGPRGDGSSSAEHVPVTWSETNNIAWKVSLPGRGRSSPVVIGDRIWLTLAVEQGVVRKKIEGDDMQTAEHVSLEAVCLDALNGKILWRMQLFDVDKPAPVHWFNSWATPTPVVEAERLYCDFGTFGTAAVDTRTGKVIWKTQLPVDHQVGPGSSPVLYQNLLVLVRDGRDAQYLAALDTKTGNQVWRTERPPINASSGNLKKSFVTPLLVNAAGHTQLISPGAHWVVSYNPATGKEFWRARHGNGFSIGSCPVFADGVTYFSTGCMKPQLCAFRADGEGDVTTTHAIWKTLRQVPVMSSPLLQNDTLYWTSDDGMANCANTKDGEAYWQERLNQQHLASPLLAEERIYFFGMEGKCTVVKADKKFEKLAENQLEGTVVATPAIVDQAIYLRTDSHLYRIGKK, encoded by the coding sequence ATGTCCCGACTTCTGACAACCGCATTCCTTGCCTTATTCGTAAGCGGCCTCACCGCAGGTGAACCCAACTGGCCGCAGTTTCGCGGCCCGCGCGGTGACGGTTCAAGCTCCGCCGAGCATGTCCCCGTAACATGGAGCGAGACCAACAACATTGCCTGGAAAGTCAGCCTGCCCGGGCGCGGCCGGTCATCGCCTGTGGTGATAGGCGACCGTATTTGGCTGACACTGGCGGTTGAACAAGGCGTCGTGCGGAAGAAGATCGAAGGCGACGATATGCAGACGGCGGAACATGTCTCGCTCGAAGCGGTATGCCTCGACGCGCTCAACGGAAAAATCCTCTGGCGAATGCAACTCTTCGATGTGGACAAGCCTGCACCGGTCCACTGGTTCAACAGTTGGGCGACACCAACGCCAGTCGTGGAAGCGGAACGACTTTATTGCGACTTTGGAACTTTCGGCACCGCCGCCGTGGACACCAGAACGGGCAAAGTGATTTGGAAAACTCAATTGCCCGTGGATCACCAGGTCGGGCCGGGCAGTTCGCCGGTACTTTATCAGAACCTGCTTGTGCTCGTGCGCGACGGTCGTGACGCCCAATACCTCGCCGCGCTCGACACAAAAACAGGCAATCAAGTCTGGCGTACCGAGCGTCCACCGATTAACGCTTCAAGTGGCAACTTGAAGAAATCATTTGTTACGCCGCTGCTCGTCAACGCAGCGGGCCATACGCAGTTGATTTCGCCCGGAGCGCATTGGGTCGTTTCCTACAACCCCGCCACCGGCAAGGAATTCTGGCGGGCGCGCCACGGCAATGGATTTTCAATCGGTTCGTGCCCTGTGTTCGCCGATGGCGTGACCTACTTCAGCACCGGCTGCATGAAGCCGCAACTCTGCGCGTTCCGCGCCGATGGCGAAGGCGACGTCACCACGACTCACGCCATCTGGAAGACGTTGCGCCAGGTGCCCGTCATGTCCTCGCCTCTGCTACAAAACGACACGCTTTATTGGACCTCGGACGACGGCATGGCGAACTGCGCCAATACCAAAGATGGCGAGGCGTACTGGCAGGAGCGGCTGAACCAGCAGCACCTCGCGTCGCCCTTGTTGGCCGAGGAGCGAATTTATTTCTTTGGCATGGAAGGCAAGTGCACGGTCGTCAAGGCGGACAAGAAGTTTGAGAAACTCGCGGAGAATCAGCTTGAAGGCACGGTGGTGGCAACCCCCGCCATCGTTGACCAAGCCATCTATCTGCGGACGGACAGCCATCTCTACCGGATCGGCAAGAAGTAA
- a CDS encoding aspartate aminotransferase family protein — MNDSFDHLKSEGDLNISPQRKSWSAKHINAETRHWLEEDAKYFLHQSLSTPCLNVLKSCNGASVEDLQGRQLLDFHGNNVHQVGFSHPRVIEAITAQMKELSFCTRRYTNLPAIKLAKKLTELAPGNLNRVLFAPGGTSAIGMALKLARVATGRFKTISMWDSFHGASLDAISVGGEAIFRSGIGPLLPGCEHVPPPDNRHCPFKCGDACNLKCADYIEYVLEKEGDVAAVIGETVRSTPFIPPPDYWKRVRAACDKHGALLILDEIPHCLGRTGKMFTCEHFDVVPDMLVIGKGLGGGIFPLAALIARADLNKAMAHKALGHYTHEKNPVACAAALATIEVIESGGLLQNATRLGKYAGDQMRGMMKKHPLIGDVRGLGLLMGIELVNNRKTMERAADEAEQVMYHALSKGLNFKLTMGNILTLTPALTITKPQMDKALAIISDALNEIELHKQIKR, encoded by the coding sequence ATGAATGATTCGTTCGACCATCTAAAATCGGAAGGCGACTTGAACATCTCGCCGCAACGTAAATCGTGGTCGGCGAAACATATCAACGCCGAAACGCGCCACTGGTTGGAAGAGGACGCGAAATATTTTCTGCATCAATCACTCTCCACTCCCTGCCTGAATGTTTTGAAGAGTTGCAACGGCGCAAGCGTAGAAGACTTGCAAGGGCGGCAGCTCTTGGATTTTCACGGCAACAACGTTCACCAGGTCGGCTTCAGTCATCCGCGCGTCATCGAAGCCATCACGGCGCAAATGAAGGAGCTTTCTTTTTGCACCCGACGCTACACCAACCTGCCGGCGATCAAGCTCGCGAAGAAACTCACTGAGCTTGCACCCGGAAATTTGAACCGAGTGTTGTTCGCTCCCGGCGGCACCAGCGCCATTGGCATGGCGTTGAAGCTGGCGCGTGTGGCTACCGGTCGCTTCAAAACCATTTCGATGTGGGATTCCTTTCACGGTGCGTCGCTCGATGCCATTTCGGTTGGTGGTGAGGCGATTTTCCGCAGCGGCATCGGCCCGTTGCTGCCCGGATGCGAACACGTTCCGCCGCCGGACAATCGTCATTGCCCGTTCAAGTGCGGTGACGCCTGCAATCTCAAATGCGCCGACTACATCGAGTATGTGCTGGAGAAAGAAGGCGATGTCGCTGCGGTCATCGGCGAAACCGTCCGCAGCACGCCGTTCATTCCACCGCCCGATTATTGGAAACGCGTCCGCGCTGCCTGCGACAAGCACGGCGCGTTGTTGATCCTTGACGAAATTCCGCATTGCCTCGGCCGCACGGGAAAAATGTTCACCTGCGAACATTTCGATGTCGTTCCCGACATGCTCGTGATCGGCAAAGGGCTGGGCGGCGGCATTTTTCCGCTGGCGGCGTTGATCGCGCGCGCGGATTTGAACAAGGCGATGGCGCACAAGGCGCTCGGCCATTACACGCACGAAAAAAATCCGGTCGCTTGCGCCGCCGCTCTGGCAACCATTGAAGTCATCGAAAGCGGGGGTTTGTTGCAGAACGCCACCAGGCTTGGCAAATACGCCGGGGACCAGATGCGTGGCATGATGAAAAAGCACCCGTTGATCGGCGACGTGCGCGGATTGGGTCTGTTGATGGGCATCGAGCTGGTGAACAATCGGAAGACGATGGAACGCGCCGCCGATGAAGCCGAGCAAGTGATGTATCACGCGTTGAGCAAGGGGCTGAATTTCAAACTGACGATGGGCAACATCCTCACCCTGACGCCCGCCTTGACCATCACGAAGCCGCAGATGGACAAAGCGCTGGCAATCATCAGCGACGCTCTCAATGAAATTGAATTGCACAAGCAAATCAAAAGGTAA
- a CDS encoding beta-N-acetylglucosaminidase domain-containing protein, with translation MSANPFICGVIEGFYGRPWTGLQRRRLFGWLQQWGMNTYMYAPKDDIKHRALWREPYDDAEAAELKGLIADCQARNIDFVYAIAPGLDIEYGVDASALLNKLRQVAGLGARSFAILFDDISHRMRAADAGRFATFAEAQSKITNAVFHLLRDEIESARLWFCPTPYCGRMAGHAVKKCDYLREIGERLDRDIDIFWTGPEIVSETISRASMRELQTVLKRKPLLWDNLHANDYDLRRIYLGPYAGRPPQLRAEVRGILSNPNCEFAANFVPLRTLGLYARAGKDWQPRKAFRQALTEWLPEFASRAKDSVTLRDLKLLGDLFYLPYESGKRATQLLNDFEFLLRTPPNRWGKTLTRFDQTCQEIVALFAKVTELDDRELCYSLYRHLWEIKEEAVLLRAYLHWLKSKPKRGEKFSSGEHRPKVYRGGLVAALQRLLPMDESGYFSHALGKRTRNR, from the coding sequence ATGAGCGCAAACCCATTCATTTGTGGAGTGATCGAAGGTTTTTATGGCCGCCCGTGGACCGGGCTGCAGCGACGGCGATTGTTCGGCTGGCTGCAACAATGGGGCATGAACACTTACATGTATGCGCCCAAGGACGACATCAAACATCGCGCGTTGTGGCGGGAACCATACGACGATGCCGAAGCCGCCGAACTCAAAGGCCTCATCGCCGATTGCCAGGCGCGCAACATTGACTTTGTTTATGCCATCGCGCCGGGACTTGACATCGAATACGGCGTCGATGCTTCTGCGCTGCTGAACAAGCTGCGACAGGTGGCGGGGCTGGGCGCGCGCTCGTTCGCCATCCTCTTCGACGATATTTCACATCGAATGAGGGCTGCGGACGCCGGTCGCTTTGCCACTTTTGCCGAGGCGCAAAGCAAGATCACGAACGCCGTGTTCCATTTGCTGCGCGACGAGATCGAATCAGCGCGGCTCTGGTTTTGTCCCACGCCCTATTGCGGTCGCATGGCCGGGCACGCGGTGAAGAAGTGCGATTATCTGCGCGAGATCGGCGAACGATTGGATCGCGACATTGATATTTTTTGGACCGGGCCGGAGATTGTATCCGAAACCATTTCCCGGGCCTCCATGCGCGAGTTGCAAACCGTCCTGAAGCGCAAGCCGCTCCTCTGGGACAATCTTCACGCGAACGATTACGATTTGCGCCGGATTTATCTTGGCCCGTACGCCGGTCGCCCGCCGCAGTTGCGCGCCGAGGTCCGCGGCATCCTGAGCAATCCGAACTGCGAGTTCGCTGCGAACTTTGTCCCGTTGCGGACACTCGGCCTGTATGCGCGAGCCGGGAAAGATTGGCAACCGCGAAAAGCGTTTCGACAAGCGTTGACGGAATGGTTGCCGGAGTTCGCCAGTCGTGCGAAAGACTCCGTGACGCTCCGCGATCTGAAGTTGCTGGGCGATCTGTTTTATCTGCCATACGAATCCGGCAAGCGGGCGACTCAATTGTTGAATGATTTTGAATTCCTGTTGCGAACACCTCCGAACCGCTGGGGCAAAACGCTCACGCGTTTCGACCAGACGTGCCAGGAGATCGTGGCGTTGTTCGCGAAAGTGACCGAACTGGACGACCGCGAATTGTGTTACTCGCTTTACCGGCATCTGTGGGAGATCAAGGAGGAGGCGGTCTTGCTGCGCGCTTATTTGCATTGGCTGAAATCTAAGCCAAAACGCGGCGAGAAGTTTTCCTCCGGAGAACATCGTCCCAAAGTCTATCGCGGCGGATTGGTCGCGGCGTTACAGCGCCTGTTGCCCATGGATGAATCCGGTTATTTTTCGCACGCCCTTGGCAAGAGGACTCGAAACAGGTAA
- a CDS encoding GNAT family N-acetyltransferase, with amino-acid sequence MLPEGFQIRRYLPRDEDAVYEVCLKTGDSGKDGTHLYDDPKALGHIYVGPYIHLEPELAFVLEDKEGVCGYVMGVLDSKKFYQAFVDKWLPGIRQRHPEPTGDPATWTPTQKLYHQYYHPDVFCPEPYDQYPSHLHIDLMPRVQGRGLGNDMMRVLLEELAAQKTPGVHLGMAPSNARAEKFYKKLGFHELLRTSDSLYLGKQFP; translated from the coding sequence ATGTTACCTGAAGGATTCCAGATTCGACGCTATCTACCGCGGGATGAAGACGCGGTTTATGAAGTTTGCCTGAAAACCGGTGACAGCGGCAAAGATGGCACGCACCTCTACGACGATCCCAAAGCCCTCGGTCATATCTATGTCGGGCCATACATCCATCTCGAGCCGGAACTTGCGTTCGTGCTGGAAGACAAGGAAGGGGTTTGCGGCTATGTGATGGGCGTGTTGGACTCGAAAAAGTTTTATCAGGCGTTCGTGGACAAATGGCTACCCGGAATCCGCCAGCGCCATCCGGAACCAACCGGCGATCCGGCCACGTGGACTCCCACGCAGAAGCTTTACCATCAGTATTACCATCCAGATGTGTTTTGCCCCGAGCCGTACGATCAATACCCGTCGCATCTGCACATCGACCTGATGCCGCGCGTGCAAGGTCGCGGATTGGGGAATGACATGATGCGCGTGCTACTGGAGGAACTTGCAGCGCAAAAAACTCCCGGCGTTCATCTCGGAATGGCGCCATCCAACGCGCGCGCAGAAAAGTTTTACAAGAAGCTCGGCTTCCACGAGCTGCTGCGAACCAGCGACTCGCTTTACCTCGGCAAACAGTTTCCTTAA
- a CDS encoding DegT/DnrJ/EryC1/StrS family aminotransferase: protein MMKRPATKRTKATVKGQPSTLAISGGKPVCPVKWQVWPAFDNAERKQLLGVLESRKWWYGEKVRQFEAEFAAFQMARFGVSCTNGTAAIEMALRGLGVLPGDEVIVPPYTFIATASAVVTVGAIPVFADIQPDTLCMDPDDVERQLTPRTKAIIPVHVGGYVADMDRLNAIARKHKLRVLEDAAHSWGTQWKGQGTGTLGEGGTFSFQVTKNITAGEGGIFVTNDEALADLCRSYSHCGRRKGSAWYDHDYLGSNLRMTEFQAAVLLAQLSRLEKQTLKRQANAQILDRELREVPGIRLLAPEPRMTRRSYHMYIFRVDEKMLSVSRDKFLDALIAEGVPASKGWYQPLYANGVFRNANQGPANGISAPLFGKGVDYTKVQCPVCEQVCRDAVWIPQNVLLANEDRIRLVAQAIQKVVANADQLR, encoded by the coding sequence ATGATGAAGCGACCCGCAACCAAACGAACAAAAGCCACCGTCAAAGGTCAACCAAGCACGCTTGCCATCAGCGGCGGCAAGCCTGTCTGCCCGGTCAAGTGGCAGGTCTGGCCAGCCTTTGACAACGCCGAACGCAAACAATTGTTGGGCGTCCTGGAATCCCGCAAGTGGTGGTACGGTGAGAAAGTCCGCCAGTTCGAGGCGGAGTTCGCCGCGTTTCAGATGGCGCGCTTCGGCGTTTCTTGCACGAATGGCACCGCGGCCATCGAAATGGCGTTGCGTGGATTGGGTGTTCTGCCGGGTGACGAAGTCATCGTGCCGCCGTACACGTTCATCGCCACGGCCAGCGCCGTTGTTACTGTTGGTGCAATTCCGGTTTTTGCGGACATCCAACCCGACACACTTTGCATGGACCCCGACGACGTGGAGCGCCAGTTGACACCGCGAACGAAGGCGATCATTCCCGTGCATGTCGGCGGTTACGTGGCGGACATGGATCGCTTGAACGCGATTGCGCGCAAACACAAACTGCGCGTGCTCGAAGACGCGGCGCATTCGTGGGGCACGCAATGGAAAGGGCAGGGGACGGGGACGCTCGGCGAAGGTGGGACGTTCAGCTTTCAGGTTACGAAAAACATCACGGCGGGCGAAGGTGGCATCTTTGTCACGAACGACGAGGCGTTGGCGGATCTTTGTCGCAGTTACTCGCACTGCGGCCGGCGCAAGGGGTCGGCATGGTATGACCACGACTACCTCGGCAGCAACCTGCGCATGACGGAATTTCAAGCGGCCGTTTTGCTGGCGCAACTTAGCCGGCTCGAAAAGCAAACACTCAAACGCCAGGCCAACGCGCAAATCCTCGACCGTGAGTTGCGCGAGGTGCCGGGGATTCGTTTGCTCGCGCCGGAGCCTCGCATGACCCGCCGCAGTTATCACATGTATATCTTCCGGGTGGACGAGAAGATGTTGAGTGTTTCACGCGACAAGTTTCTCGATGCCTTGATTGCCGAGGGTGTACCCGCATCCAAAGGTTGGTATCAGCCACTTTACGCCAATGGCGTCTTCCGCAACGCAAATCAAGGACCGGCCAACGGCATCAGTGCGCCGCTCTTCGGCAAAGGAGTCGATTATACCAAAGTGCAATGCCCCGTTTGTGAGCAGGTTTGCCGGGACGCGGTCTGGATTCCGCAGAATGTCTTGCTGGCGAATGAAGATAGAATTCGTTTGGTAGCGCAAGCGATCCAGAAGGTTGTTGCCAACGCCGATCAACTTCGCTGA
- a CDS encoding NADH-quinone oxidoreductase subunit N — protein sequence MNYSLIILEIAVVALGLGLLLADLWTPTELKRKLGYVAAAGVGLILAGSFALHVSETQYAFGEMYVLDGLALFFKRFFLLAALIVLLMSNEFADRIESGISEYYALILFALAGMMFAASANDFSLLFVSIELITVTFYVLTSFQRGRLVSLEAGVKYLILGALSSAFLVYGIALVWGTTGKLNFDELSPVVLQFASNKVFLFGILLVLVGLGFKIAAFPFQMWAPDVYQGAPAPTTAFLAVGSKAAGFVLLLRVLFSAVPEITVQWTTLLLVISAVTILYGNLCAIPQRNLKRLLGYSSIANAGYLLMGVAALSAAGQSAILYYLSGYLFTVLAAFTVICLVMRKVDGEDIGALAGLHQRSPLLAATMTLAMVSLAGIPPLAGFFGKFLLFKAVVEQGAAHASYYWLVAVAIVGVVISLYYYFGVIRAIYWSKDPADLSPIEMSRPIRVSLYGCIAGMLYLGMFPNAMVNLATEAVKALKL from the coding sequence ATGAACTATTCGCTGATCATTTTGGAAATCGCGGTGGTGGCGCTCGGTTTGGGACTGTTGCTGGCGGACTTGTGGACGCCGACAGAGTTGAAGCGCAAACTCGGTTATGTGGCGGCAGCCGGCGTGGGCTTGATTCTGGCCGGCAGTTTCGCGCTCCACGTTTCGGAAACGCAGTACGCATTCGGAGAAATGTATGTGCTGGATGGGCTGGCATTGTTCTTCAAACGGTTTTTTCTGCTGGCCGCGTTGATCGTGTTGTTGATGTCGAACGAATTCGCCGACCGTATCGAGAGCGGCATCTCTGAATATTACGCGCTCATCTTGTTTGCGCTGGCGGGGATGATGTTCGCCGCGTCCGCCAACGATTTCAGCCTGTTGTTCGTTTCCATCGAACTCATCACGGTCACCTTTTACGTCCTCACCAGTTTTCAGCGCGGGCGGTTGGTGTCGCTCGAAGCGGGCGTGAAATACCTCATCCTGGGGGCGCTGTCGTCGGCATTCTTGGTTTACGGCATCGCGCTGGTGTGGGGGACGACAGGCAAGTTGAATTTCGATGAACTGTCGCCGGTGGTACTGCAGTTCGCGAGCAACAAGGTTTTCCTGTTTGGCATTTTACTGGTGCTGGTCGGATTGGGTTTCAAGATTGCGGCGTTTCCGTTTCAAATGTGGGCGCCGGATGTTTATCAAGGCGCGCCTGCTCCGACGACAGCCTTTCTCGCCGTCGGTTCAAAAGCCGCTGGGTTTGTCTTGTTGTTGCGGGTGCTGTTCAGTGCGGTGCCGGAGATCACGGTGCAATGGACGACGTTATTGCTGGTGATTTCGGCGGTAACGATCCTCTACGGAAACCTCTGCGCCATTCCACAACGCAATCTGAAACGGCTGCTTGGCTATTCGAGCATCGCAAACGCCGGTTACCTGCTGATGGGCGTGGCGGCCCTGAGTGCCGCCGGCCAATCGGCGATTCTGTATTACTTGAGCGGGTATCTCTTCACGGTGCTGGCCGCGTTCACGGTGATCTGCCTGGTGATGCGGAAAGTGGACGGTGAAGACATCGGAGCGCTGGCGGGGTTGCACCAGCGCTCTCCGTTGCTGGCGGCGACGATGACGCTGGCGATGGTTTCGCTGGCGGGCATTCCGCCGCTGGCCGGGTTCTTTGGAAAATTCCTGTTGTTCAAAGCCGTCGTGGAACAAGGTGCGGCTCACGCGTCGTATTACTGGCTGGTGGCGGTCGCCATTGTCGGCGTGGTGATTTCGCTCTATTACTATTTCGGCGTCATTCGCGCAATCTACTGGTCGAAGGACCCGGCAGATTTGTCGCCGATTGAAATGTCCAGGCCCATCCGGGTTTCGCTGTATGGTTGCATCGCGGGAATGCTTTATCTGGGAATGTTTCCCAATGCGATGGTCAATCTGGCGACCGAAGCGGTGAAGGCTTTGAAACTTTAA
- a CDS encoding NADH-quinone oxidoreductase subunit M produces the protein MTTLTLIFALPLLAAIALAFVPRNFAVIMRAVAVGVTFVTMLLAVLIFWQFNNATTDANGYKFISTIPGLGAESLGIACKLGVDGLNVGLILMGAIVAFAAACCSWEIREREKEFYILLLVMTGGILGAFASLDLFFFYFFHELALVPTFIMIGVWGRGENKNYATFQITLYLSIGALIALVGLIALYLQSGANTFDMVKLTEHIRQNPLSVNAQNFIFPLLLFGFGILVSLWPFHTWAPLGYSSAPTPTAMLHAGVLKKFGLYGLIRLALPLMPEGAHGWLHVVAWLCLGNILYVGWVAMRQRNLNLLIGNSSVAHMGFVFLGIASLNLIGITGAVVVMIAHGFLAALTFGLSGYLYQQTKTLEIGELGGLLRKLPFIGSALVMAMLAGCGLPGFANFVGEVTVFFGAWKAFPLITSLAVWGALIIGAVYMLRAVRNILHGPLPEKWAVVADASNPWRKLPFALLLASLLLFGFFPRLLTEKIMPSAEIIVSMATGKSSEKAMVGSPLTGSLTRPHLGPLPQERENRLPSLGMSGVAEKLNDSKAKENGRLLSPLLEGDGQGEGECDVKAQKDQSLLTSAATK, from the coding sequence ATGACAACTTTGACCTTAATCTTTGCTCTACCGTTGCTCGCCGCAATCGCGCTGGCGTTTGTGCCGCGCAACTTTGCCGTCATCATGCGCGCCGTGGCGGTGGGCGTGACGTTCGTCACGATGCTGCTGGCGGTGCTTATATTCTGGCAGTTCAACAACGCAACGACGGATGCAAACGGTTACAAGTTTATCAGCACCATCCCCGGACTGGGCGCGGAATCGCTCGGCATCGCGTGCAAGCTGGGCGTGGACGGACTGAACGTTGGTCTGATTCTGATGGGCGCGATTGTGGCGTTTGCGGCGGCGTGCTGCTCGTGGGAGATCAGGGAGCGCGAGAAGGAATTTTACATCCTGCTGCTCGTGATGACCGGCGGCATTCTCGGTGCGTTCGCGTCGCTCGACCTGTTTTTCTTCTACTTCTTTCACGAACTGGCGCTTGTGCCGACGTTCATCATGATCGGCGTGTGGGGCCGTGGGGAAAATAAGAACTACGCCACGTTCCAGATCACGCTTTATCTCAGCATCGGCGCGCTGATCGCGCTGGTCGGTCTGATTGCTCTCTACTTGCAATCCGGCGCGAACACCTTCGACATGGTAAAGCTGACGGAGCACATCCGGCAAAATCCACTTTCCGTCAACGCGCAGAATTTTATTTTTCCGCTGCTGCTGTTCGGATTTGGAATTCTGGTGTCGCTCTGGCCGTTTCACACCTGGGCGCCGTTGGGTTACAGTTCGGCGCCCACGCCGACGGCGATGTTGCACGCCGGCGTGCTGAAGAAATTTGGATTGTATGGTTTGATTCGGCTCGCGTTGCCACTGATGCCGGAAGGAGCGCATGGGTGGCTGCACGTCGTTGCGTGGCTCTGTCTGGGCAACATTCTCTACGTCGGATGGGTGGCCATGCGGCAAAGGAATCTGAATCTGCTGATCGGCAACTCCAGCGTCGCGCACATGGGCTTTGTGTTTCTCGGCATCGCCAGCCTCAATCTGATCGGGATCACGGGCGCGGTGGTGGTGATGATTGCGCACGGTTTTCTCGCGGCGCTGACGTTCGGTTTGAGCGGGTATCTCTATCAGCAAACCAAGACGCTGGAGATCGGGGAGCTTGGCGGGTTGCTGCGCAAACTGCCGTTCATCGGTTCGGCACTGGTGATGGCGATGCTGGCGGGGTGCGGACTGCCGGGGTTTGCAAATTTTGTCGGCGAGGTGACGGTGTTCTTCGGCGCATGGAAGGCGTTTCCACTTATAACGAGCCTGGCGGTTTGGGGTGCGCTCATCATCGGCGCAGTTTACATGCTGCGGGCGGTGCGGAATATTTTGCACGGTCCGCTGCCGGAAAAATGGGCGGTGGTTGCGGATGCGAGCAATCCGTGGCGTAAGTTGCCGTTCGCCCTGCTGCTGGCGAGTTTGTTGCTGTTCGGTTTCTTCCCGCGATTGTTGACGGAGAAAATCATGCCGAGCGCGGAGATCATTGTGAGCATGGCAACGGGCAAATCGAGCGAGAAGGCGATGGTGGGTTCCCCACTGACTGGTTCACTGACTCGCCCTCACCTCGGCCCTCTCCCCCAGGAGAGGGAGAATCGTTTGCCGTCTCTTGGCATGTCGGGTGTCGCTGAAAAGCTCAACGACTCGAAAGCCAAAGAAAATGGACGATTGCTGTCTCCTCTCCTTGAGGGAGATGGTCAGGGTGAGGGCGAGTGTGATGTTAAAGCCCAAAAAGATCAGAGCCTCCTTACGTCGGCCGCTACGAAATGA